The Planctomycetota bacterium genomic sequence AGGTACCACGTGGCCACGCTGCACCACGGGTACCTGTGGAAGGCCAAGGGCGATTGAGCGGACAAACGAAAACGCCCCGCCGGCTGGCGGGGCGTCGGTTCAGGGTGTCTGAGTCGACGGGGTCGATCAGAACTTGACGCTGCAGCCGTACGGCTTGGTCTCTGCGGGCGAGACGGTCTCGCCGTTCAGCAGGGCGTCAACGGCCATGGCGACGTAGTTGTCGGCCTGGGCGATGTCGTTCGCGTCGGTGCTTGGGATCGAGTCGATGGCACCGGCGTAGGCGAGAATGCCCTCCTGATCGATGACGAACATGTGCGGGGTCGTCTTGGCGGTGTACTGCTTGCCGACGGTGCCAGCGTGGTCATCGAGGATCGGACGATCGATGTTCCACTCGGCGGCGATTGCGGCGTTCTCTTCGACGCTGCTGAAGTTCGACGAGTCGATCGCGAGC encodes the following:
- a CDS encoding redoxin domain-containing protein, with amino-acid sequence MIRTTLIASAALAATLAAVVPALADSCSACTKTKTSFVSAEAKAVVGQPAPDFKLMDQAGNAVSLSDFKGKIVVLEQFNDQCPFVKKFYKNGDMNQMAADLKAKGVVWLAIDSSNFSSVEENAAIAAEWNIDRPILDDHAGTVGKQYTAKTTPHMFVIDQEGILAYAGAIDSIPSTDANDIAQADNYVAMAVDALLNGETVSPAETKPYGCSVKF